The Deltaproteobacteria bacterium genomic sequence CAAAATTTTATTTTTTCGATTGTGGAGTCTCAAACTATTTTTCAAGACGATTGCCAATGCCTTTAAATAGTTCGGATTTGGGAGTTAACTTTGAACAATTTATGATCCAAGAAATTCGAGCCAATCTGTCCTATTCAAAAATTCGCAAAAATATCTATTTTTGGAGATCTAAAGAAAATGAAGTCGATCTGATCATAGAAAATGAATTAGCTCTTGAGTTTAAATTAAGTACAACTTTCAAGCCTGAACACGCAAAGGGTCTTTTAGGTTTGAAAGAAGAGGGGTTTATTAAAATTACAATTTCAAAATTTCTTTTATAAAGAGATCGATGGGTATCATTTGGCCTTCCTTTTCTGGATGTCCGAAATGTTTTTTTCCTAGATGTACTTGGTAGAATCGAGGAATATTTGTTCGATTTTTAAAATAAGAAATATGAGATGAAAGTTGATTTTCTCCAGTTTTGCATTCCACAGCAAAGAGAGGTTTTTTATCTTGAAGAATGACGAAATCAATTTCTCTGCCATCGATATCTCGAATAAATCGGAGTTCCATTTTGTAACCTTCAACATCTTCTTGATAATGACAATACCTCAAAAGTTGATTTGCTACAAAGTTTTCAAAACGAGGACCACTATTTTCAACCGAAGTCCAATCCCAGAAATATAATTTCTGTTCTTTTTTTACGGCTCTGATTTTTGGCGATCCAAAGGGGGGAATTCTATAAACAAGGTAGAGATATTCCAATATTTCAATCCATCGCTGAACCGATTCATGAGCTACTTGAAGATCTTCTCGAAGGCTTTGAATAGAAAGAGGGCTGCCAACTCGGCTAGGTAAAGCTTCCATAAGCATTTCAATCAAAGTTAAATCTTTGACTCTTCCCAAATCCCGAAGGTCTTCTTGAACGAGCCTTTCGGAGCGATCTTTTTGCCAGCGTCTTAAAAATCTCTCCTCGGCTCTTGAGAAAGGATCAGGGAAACCACCAAATTTCAGTAGCCCTTGGAGATCACTCATTTGAAAGTTCTTGTTGATTTCAAAAGGGGAAAGTGGATGCATTCGAAAGTAATGATAACGACCTAGAAGAGAATCGCCACCTTTTTTAAAGACATTCAATCTGGCAGATCCAGTAACAATACAATTTATTTCTGGGACATAGGCATCGTAAAACCCTTTTAGTAAAGTTTTCCATTTCGAAAACTTATGGATTTCGTCAAAAACAATCAAAGGGTGATCTGATGGAATCTCTAGAGTTCTAATCGATTTTTGATGTTTTATGATGTCCCAATTTAGATAGGCTGATGAATTTTTATTTTTGGGTTGAAGAAAGCTTAGTGCCAAAGTGGTTTTGCCAATTTGTCTTGGGCCGCCAATAAAAACCATTTTTGATTTCAGGTCCGATTCTATAAATTGTCTAAGATACCTAGAGTAGTTCATTTTTTCCTTGCGAGTTAATTCATGCTAACAAGAAATAACTCGCGAGTCAATTCGTCTGTATAAGAAATAACTCGTGAAATCTCCAGCAGCGTCTTGATGATGTTGGTCTGTAGATGCAGGAGCAAAATGGCTCCAAAAAACTGAAAATTGATATGGAATGGAGTTTGCTTACGATGGCTCACTAGAGAAGTATTAATAACTGGGGACTAAAATAACCATACCAAAAAGGGGAAACTATGAAAAAAAATAACTTTTTTTCAAAACAGATTTTATCATTAGCAATGGCTACTGGTTTAATTCTAGTGGGAATTGTGACAACAACTAATGCTCAGCAATTTGAAAGATTTGATCGGGGCGGCAATAAAGGTGATCGGTTTGATCGACGTCATGGAAATCATGGTGGTCACTATGGACCGGGGCCAATTTATCCACCTCGGCCTATTCATCCAGTTCCAGTTCCCACACCTATTCCCGTTTATCCACATCCTGTTCCACAGCCACCTTATTATGATCCTGGATATACATTTGAGAGATCCGTATTTGTAAATCGTTGGGTACAGTATGAATCTCTTAATTTGGCAGCGATGCTCAATTTAGGATATGACTTAAGTCGATATAGAATCAGAAGTGTTTTCGTTAAAGTAGGTTCTACAAACAGGGCTTCCATCGATTTATTGCTAAACGGAAGGGTTGTCGATTCAAAGCAAACTTACGGAGAAAGCGTATATCTTTATTCAAGATTCAATAATGGAAACTATAATGATTTTTCTACTTTGAGATTAGGAGTTACGGGGGCTGTGTTTATCCAATCAGTTACCGTTCAATTTGAAAGAAATTACTAAGCATCAAGGTATCTCATTTAATTTTTAAGAAACAGAACTTGCTTCGCTGGTGAAAGGCAGTCTAGGGCCCGTCTAGATATAAATT encodes the following:
- a CDS encoding DUF4143 domain-containing protein; amino-acid sequence: MSRKATTKSKFYFFDCGVSNYFSRRLPMPLNSSDLGVNFEQFMIQEIRANLSYSKIRKNIYFWRSKENEVDLIIENELALEFKLSTTFKPEHAKGLLGLKEEGFIKITISKFLL
- a CDS encoding ATP-binding protein, coding for MNYSRYLRQFIESDLKSKMVFIGGPRQIGKTTLALSFLQPKNKNSSAYLNWDIIKHQKSIRTLEIPSDHPLIVFDEIHKFSKWKTLLKGFYDAYVPEINCIVTGSARLNVFKKGGDSLLGRYHYFRMHPLSPFEINKNFQMSDLQGLLKFGGFPDPFSRAEERFLRRWQKDRSERLVQEDLRDLGRVKDLTLIEMLMEALPSRVGSPLSIQSLREDLQVAHESVQRWIEILEYLYLVYRIPPFGSPKIRAVKKEQKLYFWDWTSVENSGPRFENFVANQLLRYCHYQEDVEGYKMELRFIRDIDGREIDFVILQDKKPLFAVECKTGENQLSSHISYFKNRTNIPRFYQVHLGKKHFGHPEKEGQMIPIDLFIKEILKL